A single region of the Nocardioides aurantiacus genome encodes:
- the purM gene encoding phosphoribosylformylglycinamidine cyclo-ligase, which yields MSAGTGPAPATGATYESAGVSIEAGDRAVELMKVWVEQARRPEMIGGIGGFAGLFDASALKAYDRPLLASSADGVGTKVAIAQALDKHDTIGFDLVGMLVDDLVVCGAEPLFLTDYIATGRVVPERIAAIVKGIAEACVAAGCALIGGETAEHPGLLGPDEYDVAGSTTGVVEASQLLGPGRVRPGDAVVAMASSGLHSNGYSLVRHVLLTQGGRSLEEHVDELGRTLGEELLEPTRIYAKACLDLARDTETHAMSHITGGGLAANLERVLPVELSATLDRTTWSLPPVFELVSRTGGVAREDLERTLNCGVGMVSLTAPEDADRAVSLLAGHGIEAWVAGTVATAGEQDGGRVSLRGDHR from the coding sequence GTGAGCGCCGGCACCGGTCCCGCACCCGCCACCGGGGCGACCTACGAGTCGGCAGGCGTCTCCATCGAGGCCGGCGACCGCGCCGTCGAGCTGATGAAGGTCTGGGTCGAGCAGGCCCGCCGCCCCGAGATGATCGGCGGCATCGGCGGCTTCGCCGGGCTCTTCGACGCGAGCGCGCTCAAGGCCTACGACCGGCCGCTGCTGGCCAGCTCGGCCGACGGCGTGGGCACCAAGGTCGCCATCGCGCAGGCGCTCGACAAGCACGACACCATCGGCTTCGACCTCGTCGGCATGCTCGTCGACGACCTGGTCGTGTGCGGTGCCGAGCCGTTGTTCCTCACCGACTACATCGCCACCGGACGGGTGGTCCCGGAGCGGATCGCCGCCATCGTCAAGGGCATCGCCGAGGCCTGCGTGGCCGCCGGCTGCGCGCTCATCGGCGGCGAGACCGCGGAGCACCCCGGCCTGCTCGGTCCCGACGAGTACGACGTCGCGGGCTCGACCACCGGCGTCGTCGAGGCCTCCCAGCTGCTGGGTCCCGGCCGTGTCCGACCCGGTGACGCCGTGGTGGCGATGGCCTCGAGCGGGCTGCACTCCAACGGCTACTCGCTGGTGCGTCACGTGCTGCTGACCCAGGGCGGCCGCTCGCTGGAGGAGCACGTCGACGAGCTCGGCCGCACCCTCGGCGAGGAGCTCCTCGAGCCGACCCGCATCTACGCCAAGGCCTGCCTCGACCTCGCCCGCGACACCGAGACCCACGCGATGTCGCACATCACCGGGGGTGGCCTGGCCGCCAACCTCGAACGGGTGCTCCCGGTGGAGCTGAGCGCGACCCTGGACCGCACGACGTGGTCGCTGCCGCCGGTCTTCGAGCTGGTCTCGCGCACCGGCGGGGTCGCCCGCGAGGACCTGGAGCGCACCCTGAACTGCGGTGTCGGCATGGTCTCGCTGACCGCGCCCGAGGACGCCGACCGCGCGGTCTCGCTGCTCGCGGGCCACGGCATCGAGGCCTGGGTGGCCGGCACCGTCGCCACCGCGGGCGAGCAGGACGGCGGTCGGGTGAGCCTGCGCGGCGACCACCGCTGA
- the purF gene encoding amidophosphoribosyltransferase, translated as MSREPVPGRTLGPVASPSSRPGDGRLTHDLDPHERGPQDACGVFGVWAPGEDVAKLTYFGLYALQHRGQESAGIAVSNSRQILVYKDMGLVSQVFDESTLEALKGHLAVGHSRYSTTGASTWHNAQPTFRPTEHGSIALAHNGNLTNTRDLQEMVDALPDDRGELDLGGRKLEVTTNDTSLVTALLAYHPDTSLEERAAELLPLIKGAYSFVWMDEGTLYAARDPQGIRPLVLGRLERGWVVASETAALDIVGASYIREIEPGEMVAVDEQGLRTRRFAAAAPKGCLFEFVYLARPDTLISGQRIHSVRVEIGRRLAQDFPAEADLVIPVPESGTPAAIGYAEASGIPYGTGLVKNSYVGRTFIQPSQTIRQLGIRLKLNPLRDVIEGKRLVVVDDSIVRGNTQRALVRMLREAGAREVHVRIASPPVKWPCFYGIDFATRAELIANGLTSEEICSSIGADSLGYIELDRLVEATTVPKDDLCRACFDGVYPVKLPEPENLGKHLLEMAPLLDADGLATSLTGGGAPDALERP; from the coding sequence GTGTCACGCGAGCCCGTCCCGGGCCGTACACTCGGGCCCGTGGCCAGCCCCTCCAGCCGTCCCGGCGACGGTCGTCTGACTCACGACCTCGACCCCCACGAACGCGGACCACAGGACGCCTGTGGCGTCTTCGGTGTCTGGGCTCCGGGGGAGGACGTCGCCAAGCTGACCTACTTCGGTCTCTACGCGCTGCAGCACCGCGGCCAGGAGTCGGCCGGCATCGCGGTCAGCAACAGCCGCCAGATCCTGGTCTACAAGGACATGGGCCTGGTCTCGCAGGTCTTCGACGAGTCCACGCTGGAGGCGCTCAAGGGCCACCTGGCGGTCGGCCACTCGCGCTACTCCACGACCGGGGCCAGCACCTGGCACAACGCGCAGCCGACCTTCCGTCCGACCGAGCACGGCTCGATCGCCCTGGCCCACAACGGCAACCTCACCAACACCCGCGACCTGCAGGAGATGGTGGACGCGCTGCCGGACGACCGCGGCGAGCTCGACCTCGGCGGCCGCAAGCTCGAGGTGACCACCAACGACACCTCGCTGGTCACCGCCCTGCTGGCCTACCACCCCGACACCAGCCTTGAGGAGCGCGCGGCCGAGCTGCTGCCGCTCATCAAGGGCGCCTACTCGTTCGTCTGGATGGACGAGGGCACGCTCTACGCCGCCCGCGACCCCCAGGGGATCCGCCCCCTCGTGCTCGGTCGGCTCGAGCGCGGCTGGGTCGTGGCGAGCGAGACCGCGGCGCTCGACATCGTCGGCGCCTCCTACATCCGCGAGATCGAGCCCGGCGAGATGGTCGCCGTGGACGAGCAGGGCCTGCGGACCCGCCGCTTCGCCGCCGCCGCCCCCAAGGGCTGCCTGTTCGAGTTCGTCTACCTCGCCCGCCCCGACACCCTGATCTCGGGCCAGCGGATCCACAGCGTGCGCGTCGAGATCGGCCGCCGGCTGGCGCAGGACTTCCCGGCGGAGGCCGACCTGGTGATCCCGGTGCCGGAGTCCGGCACGCCGGCCGCCATCGGGTACGCCGAGGCCAGCGGCATCCCCTACGGCACCGGCCTGGTGAAGAACTCCTACGTCGGGCGCACGTTCATCCAGCCCAGCCAGACCATCCGTCAGCTCGGCATCCGGCTCAAGCTCAACCCGCTGCGCGACGTGATCGAGGGCAAGCGCCTGGTCGTCGTCGACGACTCGATCGTGCGCGGCAACACCCAGCGCGCGCTGGTGCGGATGCTCCGCGAGGCCGGCGCCCGCGAGGTGCACGTCCGGATCGCGAGCCCGCCGGTGAAGTGGCCGTGCTTCTACGGCATCGACTTCGCCACCCGCGCCGAGCTGATCGCCAACGGTCTCACCTCCGAGGAGATCTGCTCCTCCATCGGCGCCGACTCGCTGGGCTACATCGAGCTCGACCGGCTGGTCGAGGCGACCACGGTGCCCAAGGACGACCTGTGCCGCGCCTGCTTCGACGGCGTCTACCCGGTCAAGCTGCCCGAGCCGGAGAACCTCGGCAAGCACCTGCTCGAGATGGCCCCCCTGCTCGACGCCGACGGGTTGGCGACCTCGCTGACCGGGGGCGGGGCGCCCGACGCCCTGGAGCGCCCGTGA
- a CDS encoding inositol monophosphatase family protein produces MPLTTDAVLTLVQQVAAEVVTPRFRSLTESEIDEKQPGDLVTVADREAEELLTAALLEAYPDAVVLGEEAHAADEGLLQRFREADHGFTVDPVDGTKNFVQGSPDHAVMVSEVVDGETVRGWIWQPEHQVAWVAERGAGTRRNGVPVVREPAGARPRGATSIWSRRGRQPLGLPALRGSWVCCGIDYPRLMEGEADYLLYGHTNAWDHLPGSLMLREAGGAVAHRDGSPYTARSDSPGLVVAADAETLRLVLEACEGIWPRTGS; encoded by the coding sequence GTGCCTCTGACCACCGACGCCGTCCTGACGCTCGTCCAGCAGGTGGCGGCCGAGGTGGTGACGCCCCGCTTCCGCTCCCTCACGGAGTCCGAGATCGACGAGAAGCAGCCCGGCGACCTCGTGACGGTCGCCGACCGCGAGGCCGAGGAGCTGCTGACCGCGGCCCTGCTCGAGGCCTACCCCGATGCCGTCGTGCTGGGCGAGGAGGCCCACGCCGCCGACGAGGGCCTGCTGCAGCGGTTCCGCGAGGCCGACCACGGCTTCACCGTCGACCCGGTCGACGGCACCAAGAACTTCGTCCAGGGCTCGCCCGACCACGCGGTGATGGTCTCCGAGGTGGTCGACGGCGAGACCGTGCGCGGCTGGATCTGGCAGCCCGAGCACCAGGTGGCCTGGGTGGCCGAGCGCGGGGCCGGCACGCGCCGCAACGGCGTGCCGGTCGTCCGCGAGCCCGCCGGAGCGCGACCTCGTGGGGCGACCTCGATCTGGTCGCGCCGCGGACGCCAGCCGCTCGGGCTCCCCGCGCTGCGCGGCTCGTGGGTGTGCTGCGGCATCGACTACCCCCGGCTGATGGAGGGCGAGGCCGACTACCTCCTCTACGGCCACACCAACGCCTGGGACCACCTGCCCGGCTCGCTGATGCTCCGCGAGGCCGGGGGAGCGGTGGCCCACCGCGACGGCAGCCCCTACACCGCACGCTCGGACTCTCCCGGGCTCGTCGTCGCCGCAGACGCCGAGACGCTGCGCCTGGTGCTCGAGGCGTGCGAGGGGATCTGGCCGCGCACCGGCTCCTAG
- a CDS encoding PAS domain-containing sensor histidine kinase encodes MTARTPGGRRTTLLAVGLLAVAGLLALLLPDGLAVAVAAQLVGAVLCLPAAVLCLRAARVTSARWSVAWRLLAVASGLWAAGNVVTVVSAVVLPGRGINAGIYPLQGTSMVLVLAALLVLPRPRWSTGQAARAWLDVLVLVAGVGLLMSVSLVGSAVQGASGADRVFALAYPAAALAMVGLAYEVSRRHVYPPRPELFLLSASFVAWLAGAAAYTLTPDAYVAPAGVSWAVGVGTTLLALSAQRVVRRRPDTVEVGSRVSRVVLAVPEAVVVVAAVTGIVVGLDHWPQRALAAVVALSVVVRHVVVTSDARRFHWRLEREVADRTTDLRDWTERYATILDTVGDGIVSTDAQGRITFANASACTLLGRTPAGLVGRDACEALCTAPRHECPFDGALLGAVVDGVDAELRHRDGSVVPVELHATPQPSGAGDLDGGHHGGVVIAFRDVSARVAVEQVKRQFVSTVSHELRTPLTSVRGVLEMFVDGDAGELTPDGHSLVANASRGVERLSRLVDDIIDAEKLATGQFRLQRSRIPLARVLHDTVTALQPLAAGAHVRIEVGEVGPAQVWGDADRIEQALVNLIGNAVKFSPEGGAVEVEVRTERDAVLVTVRDHGPGLPDDQLEHVFERFHQVTTGEATDRGGTGLGLTITRSIVQQHGGRIWVESTLGEGAVFSFTLPVAPGWFPGSRTTSTTGPADAEAVGGPR; translated from the coding sequence GTGACCGCCCGCACCCCGGGTGGGCGGCGTACGACGCTGCTCGCCGTGGGGCTGCTCGCCGTGGCCGGTCTCCTCGCGCTGCTGCTCCCGGACGGCCTCGCCGTGGCGGTCGCGGCCCAGCTCGTCGGTGCCGTGCTGTGCCTGCCCGCCGCCGTGCTGTGCCTGCGCGCGGCCCGCGTCACGAGCGCGCGCTGGTCGGTGGCCTGGAGGCTGCTGGCCGTGGCGTCGGGGCTGTGGGCGGCGGGCAACGTGGTCACGGTCGTCTCGGCCGTGGTGCTGCCGGGCCGCGGCATCAACGCCGGCATCTACCCGCTGCAGGGCACCTCGATGGTGCTGGTGCTGGCCGCGCTGCTGGTGCTGCCGCGTCCGCGGTGGAGCACCGGCCAGGCGGCCCGCGCCTGGCTCGACGTGCTGGTCCTCGTGGCGGGCGTCGGCCTGCTGATGTCGGTCTCGCTGGTCGGCAGCGCGGTCCAGGGCGCCTCCGGGGCCGACCGGGTGTTCGCGCTGGCCTACCCCGCGGCGGCGCTGGCGATGGTGGGGCTGGCCTACGAGGTCAGCCGGCGCCACGTCTACCCGCCCCGGCCCGAGCTGTTCCTGCTCTCGGCGTCCTTCGTCGCGTGGCTGGCCGGCGCTGCGGCGTACACCCTCACGCCGGACGCGTACGTCGCTCCCGCGGGCGTCAGCTGGGCCGTCGGCGTCGGCACCACGCTGCTCGCCCTGTCGGCGCAGCGGGTGGTGCGCCGCCGTCCCGACACCGTCGAGGTCGGCTCCCGCGTCTCCCGGGTCGTCCTGGCCGTGCCCGAGGCCGTGGTCGTCGTCGCCGCGGTGACCGGCATCGTGGTCGGCCTCGACCACTGGCCGCAGCGTGCGCTGGCCGCGGTGGTGGCCCTCTCGGTCGTGGTGCGGCACGTCGTGGTGACCTCCGACGCCCGGCGGTTCCACTGGCGCCTCGAGCGCGAGGTCGCCGACCGCACGACGGACCTGCGCGACTGGACCGAGCGCTACGCCACGATCCTCGACACCGTCGGCGACGGCATCGTGAGCACCGACGCGCAGGGCCGGATCACCTTCGCCAACGCGTCGGCCTGCACGCTGCTCGGGCGGACGCCCGCCGGGCTCGTCGGCCGCGACGCGTGCGAGGCGTTGTGCACCGCCCCGCGCCACGAGTGCCCCTTCGACGGTGCCCTCCTCGGCGCGGTCGTCGACGGCGTCGACGCCGAGCTGCGCCACCGCGACGGGTCGGTGGTGCCGGTCGAGCTGCACGCGACGCCGCAGCCGTCCGGGGCGGGCGACCTCGACGGTGGCCACCACGGGGGCGTGGTGATCGCCTTCCGCGACGTCTCCGCCCGCGTCGCGGTCGAGCAGGTCAAGCGGCAGTTCGTCTCCACCGTCAGCCACGAGCTGCGCACGCCGCTGACCTCGGTGCGGGGCGTGCTCGAGATGTTCGTCGACGGCGACGCGGGCGAGCTGACCCCGGACGGGCACAGCCTGGTCGCCAACGCCAGCCGTGGCGTGGAGCGGCTGAGCCGGCTGGTGGACGACATCATCGACGCCGAGAAGCTCGCGACCGGTCAGTTCCGGCTGCAGCGCTCCCGGATCCCGCTCGCGCGGGTGCTGCACGACACCGTCACCGCGCTGCAGCCGCTCGCCGCCGGGGCGCACGTGCGGATCGAGGTCGGCGAGGTGGGGCCGGCGCAGGTCTGGGGCGACGCCGACCGGATCGAGCAGGCCCTGGTCAACCTGATTGGCAACGCCGTGAAGTTCTCCCCCGAGGGCGGTGCCGTCGAGGTCGAGGTGCGCACCGAGCGCGACGCCGTGCTGGTCACCGTCCGCGACCACGGTCCGGGGCTGCCCGACGACCAGCTCGAGCACGTCTTCGAGCGCTTCCACCAGGTCACCACGGGGGAGGCCACCGACCGGGGCGGCACCGGGCTCGGCCTCACCATCACCCGCTCGATCGTGCAGCAGCACGGCGGCCGGATCTGGGTGGAGAGCACCCTGGGCGAGGGGGCGGTGTTCAGCTTCACCCTGCCGGTCGCCCCCGGCTGGTTCCCGGGCTCGCGGACCACCTCGACCACGGGGCCCGCTGACGCCGAGGCCGTCGGAGGCCCTCGCTAG
- a CDS encoding dipeptidase, translating into MDIEELRSRVQAELPRLRSDLEDLVRIESVSADPARAAEVQRSAEAVAALFRGEGFEDTAIVSAREDGGAPAVIARKPAPEGRPTVLLYAHHDVQPENDHAEWTSPPFEPTERDGRLFARGSADDKAGIVAHLAAVRALGDDLGVGVTVFVEGEEEVGSDTLPDLLREHADTLRADVIVIADSGNWDIGVPALTTSLRGLVRVDVTVRTLTHAVHSGMWGGLVPDALMALVRLLASLHDDAGDVAVAGLHSGPAADVEYPADRLRAESGANPGVELIGTGSAVERLWTRPALTVTGVDAPRVDGASNTLTPVARAKISLRVAPGDTTANALACLRRHLETHVPWGAELAVDLVDTGEATRIDATGPAYDAARRAFTEAWDGTAPVDMGVGGSIPFIAEFLESFPEASVLVTGVEDPDTRAHGIDEGLHLAEFERVCLAETRLLDLLAGG; encoded by the coding sequence ATGGACATCGAGGAGCTGCGTTCCCGGGTGCAGGCCGAGCTGCCGCGCCTGCGGTCGGACCTGGAGGACCTGGTGCGGATCGAGTCGGTCAGCGCCGACCCGGCCCGCGCCGCCGAGGTGCAGCGCAGCGCCGAGGCGGTGGCCGCGCTGTTCCGGGGCGAGGGGTTCGAGGACACCGCCATCGTGAGTGCCCGCGAGGACGGCGGCGCCCCGGCGGTGATCGCGCGCAAGCCCGCGCCGGAGGGGCGGCCCACGGTGCTGCTCTACGCCCACCACGACGTGCAGCCCGAGAACGACCACGCCGAGTGGACCTCGCCGCCCTTCGAGCCGACCGAGCGCGACGGCCGCCTCTTCGCCCGCGGCTCGGCCGACGACAAGGCCGGCATCGTGGCCCACCTGGCCGCCGTGCGTGCGCTCGGCGACGACCTCGGCGTCGGGGTCACGGTCTTCGTCGAGGGCGAGGAGGAGGTCGGCAGCGACACCCTCCCGGACCTGCTGCGCGAGCACGCCGACACGCTGCGCGCCGACGTCATCGTGATCGCCGACAGCGGCAACTGGGACATCGGCGTCCCCGCCCTCACCACCAGCCTCCGCGGCCTGGTGCGGGTCGACGTCACCGTCCGCACCCTGACCCACGCCGTGCACTCGGGCATGTGGGGCGGGCTGGTGCCCGACGCGCTGATGGCCCTGGTGCGCCTGCTCGCGAGCCTGCACGACGACGCCGGCGACGTCGCCGTGGCGGGCCTGCACAGCGGCCCCGCGGCCGACGTGGAGTACCCCGCCGACCGGCTGCGCGCCGAGTCCGGCGCCAACCCCGGTGTCGAGCTGATCGGCACCGGCTCGGCGGTGGAGCGGCTGTGGACCAGGCCCGCCCTCACCGTCACCGGTGTCGACGCCCCCAGGGTGGACGGCGCCAGCAACACCCTGACCCCGGTCGCGCGGGCGAAGATCTCGCTCCGGGTGGCCCCCGGCGACACCACCGCCAACGCCCTGGCGTGCCTGCGCCGCCACCTCGAGACCCACGTGCCGTGGGGCGCCGAGCTGGCCGTCGACCTGGTCGACACCGGCGAGGCCACCCGGATCGACGCCACCGGGCCGGCGTACGACGCCGCGCGCCGGGCCTTCACCGAGGCCTGGGACGGCACCGCACCCGTCGACATGGGGGTGGGCGGCTCGATCCCCTTCATCGCCGAGTTCCTCGAGTCCTTCCCCGAGGCCAGCGTGCTGGTGACCGGCGTCGAGGACCCCGACACCCGGGCCCACGGCATCGACGAGGGACTGCACCTCGCCGAGTTCGAGCGGGTCTGCCTGGCCGAGACGCGGCTGCTGGACCTGCTCGCCGGGGGCTGA
- a CDS encoding sterol carrier family protein, producing MPAHLRLADPGAVADARARLAAGEHGRADLKLLVKHYLAVLADRAPGASVEVRVPPYAAAQVIPGVRHTRGTPPAVVELDADTWIALATATTTWPEALATGRVRASGERADLAPYLPLG from the coding sequence GTGCCCGCCCACCTCCGCCTCGCCGACCCCGGCGCGGTCGCCGACGCCCGGGCCCGGCTCGCCGCGGGCGAGCACGGCCGCGCCGACCTCAAGCTGCTGGTCAAGCACTACCTGGCGGTGCTGGCCGACCGCGCGCCCGGCGCCTCGGTCGAGGTCCGGGTCCCGCCGTACGCCGCCGCGCAGGTGATCCCGGGCGTGCGCCACACCCGCGGCACCCCGCCCGCCGTGGTCGAGCTCGACGCCGACACCTGGATCGCGCTGGCCACCGCGACCACCACCTGGCCCGAGGCGCTGGCCACCGGCCGGGTCCGGGCCTCCGGCGAGCGCGCCGACCTCGCGCCGTACCTCCCGCTGGGGTAG
- the purL gene encoding phosphoribosylformylglycinamidine synthase subunit PurL — translation MPETPSPESRPPHETGLDTVAVAAADPEREQPWSTLGLTADEYARIREILGRRPTSSELAMYSVMWSEHCSYKSSKVHLKQFSEIPQETRAGRMLAGIGENAGVIDIGQGYAVTFKVESHNHPSYVEPHQGAATGVGGIVRDILAMGARPVAVMDPLRFGPLHEPDTHRVLPGIVSGVGSYGNCLGLPNIGGEAVFDPTYLGNPLVNALCVGVLRHEDLHLAKATGAGNQVVLYGARTGGDGIGGASILASETFDATKPSKRPAVQVGDPFMEKLLIECTLELFAAGVVAGIQDFGAAGISCATSELAAAGDGGMHVELDRVPLRDSSLAPEEILMSESQERMMAVVEPADVERFLEICAKWDVEATVVGEVTGEGRLVIDWHGQTVVDVDPRTVAHDGPVYERPYARPDSQDALQADGAEALPRPTTPEELRETLLRLVASPNLCDKSWITDQYDRYVRGNTVLSQPSDSGMVRIDDETGLGVALSTDCNGRFARLDPYAGAQLALAESYRNVSTGGATPVAISDCLNFGSPEDPAVMWQLAEACRGLKDACLELGVPVTGGNVSLYNQTGDTAILPTPVVAVLGVIDDVARRTPTGFGRAGDRVLLLGESREELSGSEWAHVVHGHLGGLPPRVDLAAERALSEVLVGSAALLTSAHDVSDGGLAQTLVESALRHHVGVEVALGGVHEDVFVALFGESAARAVVTVDPADEEALVAAAREAGVPVTAIGTTGGSTVSVAGAFDVPLDELHQAWVATLPLALG, via the coding sequence GTGCCCGAGACCCCCTCGCCCGAGTCCCGCCCGCCTCACGAGACCGGTCTGGACACCGTGGCGGTCGCCGCGGCCGACCCGGAGCGCGAGCAGCCCTGGTCGACGCTGGGCCTGACGGCCGACGAGTACGCCCGGATCCGCGAGATCCTCGGTCGTCGTCCGACCAGCTCGGAGCTGGCGATGTACTCCGTGATGTGGAGCGAGCACTGCTCCTACAAGTCCTCCAAGGTGCACCTCAAGCAGTTCTCGGAGATCCCGCAGGAGACCCGCGCGGGCCGGATGCTCGCCGGGATCGGCGAGAACGCCGGCGTCATCGACATCGGCCAGGGCTACGCCGTCACCTTCAAGGTCGAGAGCCACAACCACCCGTCCTACGTCGAGCCGCACCAGGGCGCCGCCACCGGCGTCGGCGGCATCGTCCGCGACATCCTCGCCATGGGCGCCCGCCCGGTCGCGGTGATGGACCCGCTGCGCTTCGGGCCGCTCCACGAGCCCGACACCCACCGGGTGCTTCCGGGGATCGTGTCCGGGGTGGGGAGCTACGGCAACTGCCTGGGCCTGCCCAACATCGGCGGCGAGGCGGTCTTCGACCCGACCTACCTCGGCAACCCCTTGGTCAACGCGCTCTGCGTCGGGGTGCTGCGCCACGAGGACCTCCACCTCGCCAAGGCGACCGGCGCCGGCAACCAGGTCGTGCTGTACGGCGCCCGCACCGGCGGCGACGGCATCGGCGGCGCCTCGATCCTGGCCTCGGAGACCTTCGACGCGACCAAGCCCTCCAAGCGCCCCGCCGTCCAGGTCGGCGACCCGTTCATGGAGAAGCTGCTCATCGAGTGCACGCTCGAGCTCTTCGCCGCGGGCGTCGTCGCCGGCATCCAGGACTTCGGCGCGGCCGGCATCTCCTGCGCCACCAGCGAGCTCGCAGCGGCCGGCGACGGCGGCATGCACGTCGAGCTCGACCGGGTGCCGCTGCGCGACTCCTCGCTCGCGCCGGAGGAGATCCTGATGAGCGAGAGCCAGGAGCGGATGATGGCGGTCGTCGAGCCTGCCGACGTCGAGCGCTTCCTGGAGATCTGCGCGAAGTGGGACGTCGAGGCGACCGTGGTCGGCGAGGTCACCGGCGAGGGCCGGCTGGTCATCGACTGGCACGGCCAGACCGTGGTCGACGTCGACCCCCGCACCGTCGCCCACGACGGCCCGGTCTACGAGCGGCCCTACGCCCGCCCCGACTCTCAGGACGCGCTCCAGGCCGACGGCGCCGAGGCGCTGCCCCGCCCGACCACGCCGGAGGAGCTGCGCGAGACGCTGCTGCGGCTCGTGGCCAGCCCCAACCTGTGCGACAAGTCCTGGATCACCGACCAGTACGACCGCTACGTCCGCGGCAACACCGTGCTCTCCCAGCCCAGCGACAGCGGCATGGTGCGCATCGACGACGAGACCGGCCTCGGGGTCGCGCTCTCGACCGACTGCAACGGCCGCTTCGCCCGCCTCGACCCGTACGCCGGGGCGCAGCTCGCCCTCGCCGAGAGCTACCGCAACGTCTCCACCGGCGGCGCCACCCCGGTCGCGATCTCGGACTGCCTCAACTTCGGCTCCCCCGAGGACCCGGCCGTGATGTGGCAGCTGGCCGAGGCCTGCCGCGGTCTCAAGGACGCCTGCCTCGAGCTGGGCGTGCCCGTCACGGGCGGCAACGTCAGCCTCTACAACCAGACCGGCGACACCGCGATCCTGCCCACCCCCGTGGTGGCCGTCCTCGGCGTCATCGACGACGTGGCCCGGCGCACCCCGACCGGTTTCGGCCGCGCGGGCGACCGGGTGCTGCTGCTGGGCGAGAGCCGCGAGGAGCTGTCGGGCTCGGAGTGGGCGCACGTCGTCCACGGCCATCTCGGGGGGCTGCCGCCGCGGGTCGACCTCGCCGCGGAGCGGGCGCTGAGCGAGGTGCTGGTCGGCTCGGCCGCGCTCCTCACCTCGGCCCACGACGTCTCCGACGGCGGTCTCGCGCAGACGCTGGTCGAGTCCGCGCTGCGCCACCACGTCGGTGTCGAGGTCGCGCTCGGCGGCGTCCACGAGGACGTCTTCGTCGCGCTGTTCGGCGAGTCGGCGGCCCGCGCGGTCGTCACGGTCGACCCGGCCGACGAGGAGGCCCTCGTCGCGGCGGCCCGCGAGGCGGGCGTCCCGGTGACGGCGATCGGGACCACGGGCGGCTCGACCGTGTCGGTGGCCGGCGCGTTCGACGTGCCCCTGGACGAGCTGCACCAGGCCTGGGTCGCGACGCTGCCGCTCGCCCTGGGCTGA